The genomic interval TTTATACATACCTCTTTTTGCTGAAAAACAAAATCATTAGCAATAGGAAAACCCAATAGAAGGAAAAAATGAAGGGCAACAATTATTGCAACGTATCTTTTATATTTCATGGTGATTATATTACAAATTGATATTAAAAAATTTCTTAGTATGGTTACTAATTCGCTTAATTATCTGTGGCATTGCATGTGAAATTTTCAGCATTTTCAATATACCCGACGGTTAAAATTATTATTGGCGGGATTAAGCACATTCGCCAGAGTGAGGATAAAATTCTCTCTATACCATCAGCCCTTTCCGAACCATCTCAACACAGCAACAAAACGCTGTATAGTGGTGGCAATGCCAACAACGGCAAAATAAACCATAACCCACTGGAGAAATGAGCGATCAAAAATGGCTATGCCACAGCAAGACAGAAAGTACTGAATCGCAGGTGCAAAGATCAGGATTACAAGCCTGTCTGCCCTCCCCAGGAGACCGCCGTACTCCCTGCCGTAGCCGACTGCCTGCGCCTGAGTTCCCATATAACTGGTCAAAAGCATTCCAGAAATGGCTACGATGCCAACCAGAGGCGAGCACCATGGGGAAGATGCCAGCCCGCCAACGATGAAAACATCTGCAAACCTGTCAATTGAATGATCGATGAAATCACCCTTTGGCGTGGCTTTATTTTTCAATCGTGCCACTTTCCCGTCCAGGGCATCAAGAAATCCGTTCGCCAGAACCATAATCGATGCTACGACCAGAAGAAAATGATGCCAGTACGAAAAGTAAAGAGAGAGACCGGCAAAAAATGCAAAGATAAGGGATATATAAGTAAGAGTGTTCGGCTCGATATGTATCTTACGTGCTATCGGCTCAAAAAGCCAGTCAACATTTTTTCTATATCTACCCAGCATGTTCCATCAACCATTCGCTCCAATCAACTTTCCCAACTTTTCTATATACGAATCCCTTTGCTGCTATTTTAGTTATTTCCCTAGCAACATCTTCAGCTTTTCTGCCCGTGGTGTCTATCTCCATTACTCGCTTATCATGAAGCTCACATGCCTGCGAGAATATGATGTCCATCGCTTCTCCCTCCAGATTTTCAATTATCTTGCTCCTCTTCCATTTCTTTTTCTCCAGCCTTTTTTCGAGTTCATAGGGGTTGCACCTCAACACGATGACAAAATCAATATTCAATAAATGAGACAGATGCCCCTCAACAAACAAAATGCCTTCCTCCTTCACTTTCTTAAATGCATCGTTCATGGCGTCTGTATCCACGATCTTGCACTCCCTTTCTTCATCGTAACCAACAAAAAAATTTTCTGCCAGATTATTGGTGTCCTCGACAGTATATCCCATCCTGGCAAGGACAGAAGCAACAGATGTTTTTCCGGTGCCAGGAGTACCGGTAATCGCTATTTTCATTTAATCAATTCATGAAAACGGTAGGCATCGATGCCGTCGTGAAAGCAATAATGTATGTTCCTGTAATTCTTTTTGAATGCAATAACATCTTTTCTGACAGAATTTGCAGCTTCCCTATCCAAAAACACTCTTTTGAAAAAGGTGGCGATGGTTTCCATCTCCGCCTCCTTCATGCCCAGCCTCGTTAATTCCTGTACGCCAAGGCGTATGCCGGATGGATGCATCGGATGTTCATCTCCAGGAACCATATTCATGTTGGCAATGATTCCCGCCTTTTCCAGTTCTTCGGCAGCCCAACCGCCTTTCTTCTTCTCCACTTTGAATAGTATCTGATGAGATTCTGTGAACCCATAATTTGCCCCAAGAACATGGACTCCATTGTCATACAGCCCTTCCGCCAATTTTTTCGCATTCCTCACAATCTGTTCTGCATATGCCTTTCCAAATGCGAGATGCTCGGCAAAAGCAATGCCCTTTGCAGCCACATGATGAAGATGGTATGAGGAAGTCACCCCTGGAAAAACACCCCAGTCCAGATGCTTTATATATTTCTCCTCGTCCCTCGTCTTATCAGCAAGAATTATTCCCCCTTGAGGGCCAGGCAAAGTCTTGTGGGTAGAGCCGGTCATAACATCTGCCCCCTCTTTTAACGGCTGCTGGAATTTGCCGCCTGCTATGAGACCGAGAACGTGGGCAGCGTCGTATATGACTTTTGCCCCGGTTTCATGAGTCACCTCCGCAAGCTCCTTTAACGGCGTGGGAAAAAGAAACACGCTCTGACCAAATAAGGCAAGCGCAGGCTCAATCTCGCGAATGAGCTTGGCAGCACCATCAACATCTATGTTCATGCGCTCACCGTCAAATGGGTAAGTGTGCAGCTCCAAGCCTCTAAGTCCGGCAGCCCCCCACTTGCCGAAGGAGATGTGAGCACCGCTGGCAGTGTCCAGCACTGTTACGCTGTCGCCCGGCTTGGTTAGAGCTTTAAAAACAGCCATGTTTGCCACTGTGCCGGAGGTAGGACGGATATCCGCATATTTGCACTCAAACAATTTTTTAGCAAGCTCAATGCCCTTTTTTTCAACCTCGTCAAACCATTCGCATCCCTGGTAATAGCGGTTGCCCGGCGTTCCCTCAGCATAGCGTCCATGAAAATCCGTAACCAGCATTTCCTGACACATGGGCGATAATACGTTTTCAGATGCAATCATGGGCAAACAATCTCCGAACATCTGGTTATTCTTGATTGCCATTTCACGCACAAAATTTGCTTCTTCTTCCCAGTTCATAAAAAACGAATAAAACACGGAAATAAAAAGATAGTGGGAAAGAAAATCAAAATGGATTCATAAATTGAATATTGTCACATTTATTTCATCACTTGCCTCATTTCCTTTGTTATCATAAGTAATAACTTTAATTTCATGCGTTCCTATTGCAAATTCATCCCAGAGCCATTCATATGGCACCTGCGTATCGCTACTTTTTAATTCATCATCAATGTAGAATTCAATCTTATTCCCGCTTGTATTTGCCTCGATAATTATTTTCCCGATGATAATAGCTTTGTCTGAGTTTATTGCCATTATTTCCCTGTTCATGAAATAAATTTTTCCTGCATCTGGCTTATATATTTCAATGCTAACTTCCTCTAAATAGTAATTTTTTAGAATTTCTTCAGCAGGTTTCCCATAGGGTGTATATCCCTTGTCATTTGTTCCTCCTGTTAAATTGGGATACCACATCCACCAGTATATGCCAGAAAACCATTCCTTACCATAAAACGCATGTAGTGCTGCTTCATAGCAATCCGCTTGTTCCTGTAAATCTAAGATATCAACACGCCACCAGTTCCATGGATCTTTATTACATCCATTAATACTACGGTATCCTATCTCTGTGAAAGTTATATTTTTATTTGTTGTATTGTGCACTTCCTCAATTTCTTTTTCCCATCGTTTCCATGCCTCGATTAACTCTTCAATACTTGGATTATTCTTCTCTGTCAGCCAAAAATATGCGTCAATGCCTATGAAATCCAAGGCGTGCCAGAATGAAATATTCTGATAATTATCCCAATTTGCAGCATAAGTTATTGGACCAGAAAAATTTTCTCTTATTGCATATATAATATCAAGCCATTCTTTACGATGCACAGTTTTAACAAATTCACAGCCAATGCAAAATTGTCCAACACCATGGCTTTCAGCTAGTTGGGCGTAGGAACATATAAAGTTTTTATAACTGCCGAACCATTCTTTCCAATCTGCTTCATTATCAAACCATATTTCTTCTCGCCATTCACCGCTATGTAAATCAACATGTGGTTTCAACATTACTTCCATACCCAATGAATGAATAGTTTCAATGGCATGGATAATAGATTCATCGCTTGGCGTGCTATCATTGTCCCTAAATATATGCGTTGAGTGCTCATTCTCCTGATACCCCGTTACTATCAATGAAATCCATTCAGTACCAGTGCTTTTCAAATTCTCTAACGAAATATCTGACTCTTCATGGAGATAACTACTATTCCACCATGCTGCGTAGGACATCCCTTTTTGGAAGGTAAAAAACGGATGAATGGTTTTGATAAAAATATCAAGTTTTCCATATCGGCTTGACTCAAATGCAATTTTTTTTCCATCTGGTGACCAAGATGGAGCTCCATCATATGTTGGATTGTATGTCACTCTAGTAATGCGGGATCCATTCACGTTTATTGTATAAATCTCCGCTTCTTCCAAACCACCATAGTTAGAGGAATAAACAATCTTTTTACCATCTGGTGACCATGATGGATCAGTATCTTCTGCCGGATCATTTGTTACATCACTTAGATTTGAGCCATCTGCATCCATCACCCATATATCCCAGTTCCCGGTGCGATTGGATTGAAAAACGATTTTATCACCATCTGGAGACCAATTTGGTTCCCAATCATTAGCGGGGTCATTGGTTAATTGGACTATATCTGTTCCATCGGATCTTATTTTATAGATTTCCCAGTTTCCATTTCTATCTGATTGAAAGACCAGCCATTTTCCATCTGGAGACCACGTGGGCTCCCAATCATTTGCAGGATTGTTAGTAACTCGTTGCAAATCGCTTCCATCAGGTTTCATCGTCCATATCTCGTCGTTATCGATACGATCTGAAGAAAAACATATTCTATCATTACCTGGACACCAACAACTGCCAGGCATATTAACGTTATCTGAATCAGTATCATTAGTTAAATGCCTTTTATCTGAGCCATCTGCATTCATCAGCCAGATATTGAAATTATCGTCTTTGCTATATCTTCCAGAAAAAACAATTTCTGTTCCATCTGGAGACCAAGCTGGATTCTGTTTTATTGTTGGGAGAGTTTGAACATCAACCTTATTTGCTGTCGCTAAAGATATTAAGGTAATCCAAATGACTAATACCCCTAATCTCTTCATACTCATATTCATTGTTAGCCAACATTGAGGATTAGAACGTCTATTTTATTACTGGCACTGTTACCTGCATCGTCATAAGCAATAACTTTTATTTCATGCGTTCCTATTGCAAATTCATCCCAGAGCCATTCATATGGCGTCTGCGCATCGCTGCTTTTTAATTCATCATCAATGTAAAACTCAACTTTATCTATTTCACTCTCGCCGTGAGCATCTACTTTGATAGTTATTTTCCCGATGATTATTATTCTGTTCGAGTACAACGGCATGATTTCTCTATCTGCAAGATAAATTTTTCCTGCCCGTGGTTTAACAACGCTTGCATACAGGACAGTCTCATTCGTTTCATACACCATACAGCACTGGGTGTGAAGATCAAAAGAAATTATGGTCTCGTTGCCACGGTGAGTGATCTCCGGGCTGCTCCAATCGCCCATGAAATTCAGAAGAGATGCATCAGCAACATTATCATGAACGGTCACCCGTATATGCTGTGTTTCCGGAACAGCATTGCCATTTTCTATTCCCTTAAAATTGAGCATCCTGAGCATATTTTCATTCCCGTCAATATATGGGATAACTATGGTATCCCCGTTGATTTCAAACGAAACGAAGATATCTATCTTTTCAGTCAACTGCATAAATCTGTCCCTCCAGTACTCTGCCTCCCCTTCATCCCCATACTCGCCCCATTGTGCTGCGGCCCACATGTAATGTCTTCCAATTGGTGTAATAATGAAGATGCATTTTCCGCTACCATATTCATTTTCGTATATTTCACTGTACTCCACTTCATCAAAATACTTGCATCCCTGGTAGTATCTTTGCCCCGGAGTGCCTTCAGCATATCTTCCATGAAAATCCGTAATCAGCATTTCCTGGCACATCGGGGAAAGAATGTTTTCCGATGCGATCATTGGCAGGCATTCGCCAAAGAATTCATTATTCTTGATCGCCATATCGCGCACAAAATTTGCCTCTTCTTCAAGATTCATAACACAGGAATGAAAAAGGAAAATAAAAAGATAGTGGAAAGGTTAGATGTAGTTATGGAGGAAAATCAGATGATATGTCAGTTGGATAGGTAAGAGTACCTGCCAAAAATTCATGTCCGCTAATGCCTGTTCTTCTAAATCAGAAGGAGTAACATATTTTTGCCTTTTTTTCGTTTCGGTGATATGACAATTGAAAGTGCGAAAATAATAGCAGATACGATCACAATTGAAGCACCAATTGGAAAGTCGGTAATCAATGATACCCAGAAACCCGCCAGACAACTTACTATCCCGATAAGCGGGGAAAAGATGATAATCTTTTTGAAATCGAAAAAGAATTGGTATGTGGATGAAGTTGGATTTACGATTAATGCGAAGACGAGGAGACCACCAACTAGACGCAGTGACAATGAGACTGCAAACCCTGTAAAAAAGAGAATCGCAAAGTAAAACGCCCTTGTGTTGATTCCAGATGCTTCGGCCAATTTTCGGTTAAACATCACGGAGAGAATTTCCTTGTAAAACACAACTATGAATAAAATCAATGTAAAGGAAAGTATCCCTAAAAATATCAAATCGTTGTAGGTAACTGCGAAGATACTTCCCCAAAGAATGCGTAATGCGGTACCACTTGCCGCCTGCCCTGGAATGAGATTCAGAAAGATAAATGCCAAGGCAATCGTAACCGAGAACAGAAAACCGATGATGATGTTGCTGTCCAATTTTGCCTTCTCTGCGAGCGGTCCTATGACAAGTGCGGTTCCAAATGAAAAAAGAATCGCACTCAACAGTGGATCGATTGACATCATAATCCCAAATGCTGCCCCAGCAAATGCCGCATGAGACATGCAGTATCCAATTGATGAAAGGTTCATCCGAACCACAAAAGTTCCCACGGTAGAACAGACAAACCCTGCAAGAATAGAGCCAAGAATTGATGTTATCAGAAGCATCGTGGGAAGTTCGATCATGCTCCCTCGCGAAAAATTTTGGACATCGTATCAGATGTGAGACTATCCTCTCTTTTTCCATCTTTGATGATTCTTCCCCTATCTAAAACCACAACACGTGAACATCTTTTAGGGATGGATTGAATGTCGTGGGATACCATAACAATGGTGATCCCCTGCTCGTCGTGTATTTTGGTGATCAACTTCCCCATCTGCTTTCGTGCCGAGAGATCTAAATTTGAGAATGGTTCATCCAAAAGGAAAAGTTTGGGTTCCTGTGAAAGAGCGCGAGCCAAAAGTATCTTCTGGAATTCTCCCCCAGATAACTTTCCTATCGGCCTTAGAACAAATGATTTCATACCCACAAGTTTCATATTTGAGTAAACAATTTTCCAGTCGCGATTAGTTGGAAAACAAAATAATCCTATTTTTCCCGCACGTCCGGTCATAACAATATCTTTAGATAAAAACGGAGCAAGAGGATCAATTTCAAAATTTTGTATAACATAACCAACGTTCTTCCGAATCTCCGTTTTATGCTTTTTGATTTCCTTTCCAAAGACGTAGCCAACTCCAGATATATATGGAAGAATGCCGTTTATCGTTTCCAATAATGTGGTTTTTCCAGCGCCGTTTGGTCCGATAATAGAAACAAATTCCCCTTGTTTTACGGTAAAATCGATGTCATAGATAGCAGGTATTCTTTCCCCTTCGTAGATTGTAGTGATATTCTGGAGTTCGATGATATTCTTAGCTGAGTCCATGTTTATCATCTCACGTGAGGTCATCGCTCTCATAATACATTCGGTATAAATTTCCAGGGTACCTGCCTTTTGTACTTTTCGTACCCCTTTCCAAATTGTTGTTCCAAAAGTTTCTCCTCTTTTATAGCAGCCAAGTAAGTCAAAACGGTGAAGATGACTGCTGGAATCAGCATCCACGCAACACCAAAACCGAATGCAAATCCAAAATATATAAGAACCAATCCCAAGTATCCTGGATGTCTCGCCTTTGAATATAGGCCAGAGGATACAAGTCTCTCAATCTCCGTCGAGTGCTGATGTGGGTGAATGCCATATTTTCTCAGTTCTTTATGAGAATATCCTAAATGGATAACGTGCCCAATTACCAGCAAAATAATTCCAAAAATGTTTGATAATGGATAGAAGGGAAGCCTTAGCCAGGAAAATATGATTCCTAATGTTCCTCCGCCAATTAATATTGGAAATTTGATAGTCGCACCTATAATAAATTTCGCTGAGAGATATCTGTCCAGCAAACTGTCTTTTTTCATATTACTTCACCGTGCTGTCAAATGATGCTTCGACAATTTCAGACAACTCAATATCAAACAATTCATTATCTGGTCTTTGATAGAGTTTTTCAGAAAAACCGATCATATTTTTCTCTGTGACGGTTGTATCGATATCATTTTTGACGGCAGATTTTAATGATATCTCGATGGATTTGCCAGATTTATTGATGAAGCGAGCTTTTGTGATACCATCAGAATGAACGGTGATATTTCCTTTTCCCAACGTACAGCCAGATGCAAGCTGGAGCCCATCGATGATGCATGAAAGAGGAGGTGTTGTACCATTCCATACTATTGCCCGTTTTGTAAATGGGTCTTCTCCTAACATGCGGTTTGCCAGTTTTCCCATCCTATACCCAATGACAGCATAGGGGCCGAGATGCCCGTGAAATCGTTTTATTTGTTTAAGTTCTTCGTTCATACCACCACTTATCCTTATTTTTTCCTGTACAAAATGAATAGAATGACGGCAATAGCCCCCAATGTAAAAGCTCCCGAGAGAGATATATTTCTTTGAAGTTCCAATGAGGAAATATCCCTTTCTAGATGGACAATTTCTCCCTGTTTGTAGTCAAAGGTTGAAATGCCATTCACGATCTGCTCGGTATTGTAAGTTATCATATCTATGTAGGAATCAGTCCCTGAGATCGCGCCGGGAAAGTTCGTAAAGATTACGTGGGTTGCTCCAGATTCTGAGGCGATACGGGCCCCGAAGTCTGTTCCACTTTGGAGATTATCGATTATGGCACAGACGCCTTCACTCTGCGCGGCATTTGATACGTTGAGCATATCCAGAGTTGAAAGGCGTTCTGGAGGGGCATAGGAGCAAACGACATTCAATCCAAGCCATGTGGCAAACTCACTTTGCCATTGCATACAGATCACCTTCCTACCTTGGTATCCCTCATTCGTTATCATATTTTTGAGTTGTTCAGCAGTTTCATTAATAAGAGATACGTATTCTTGTGAGTTCGCCTGAAGCGTATCGTTTAATTCAGGAATGATGATTGACAACCCGGTTGTCAGTTTTTCCACATATTCTTTTGCTCCTGATGGAATATTCCATTCACCCAGGTGCGAACATCTGATCTCTTTATAATCCGTGTTTCCAGATGATTCTAACAGATCGTCGAGCCATGGTTCCCACCCCAATGAGATGATGATATCTGCTGAAGTAATAAGGGCAACATCGCTGGGGCTCGTATCAAAATGTGCTGGACAAACACCAGCAGGCATGATATATTCAACGGTGATATTGGTGGTATTCTCCAATAGGTATTCGGTAAAATCGGCAAGCATTGAATTGGTGCATACGATGTTAATTCCTGATTCATCTGCTTGGATGGGTGGTGCATTACAAACGAGCGCCGCAAATATCACTATCCCTACTACTACGCTTTTCTTTCCTTTCAATTGGTTCATTTTTTCACCCATATCGTAGCAACTTTTTAATTTTCGTAATATTATAATACGATAAGAGTATAAAAGATTTTGGTAGCAAAATTTTTATATTCGTAGCACGATTATCTTATGGAAGTGCTACTATGACAGTAGAAAGAGCAGGGGTGTCATTCGAGCCAGGACTGTTGGCAAAATTTGATGCGTTGATAAAAGCGAAGGGATATGGTAATAGATCCGAAGCTATTAGAGATTTGGTACGAAAATCTCTTATTGAATCGGAAATTAAGGCTGAAAAAGGCGATGTTATCGGGACACTTACAATCATTTATAACCATGATGTAAGCGATGTTACTAATCGTTTGCAACACCTTCAACATCATCATCTTTCTGAAATTATCTCTACCACCCACATTCATATTGATGAACATACCTGTCTTGAAGTGTTAGTGGTTCGTGGAAAAGCTAATATTGTAAGAAGGTTAGCAAATAACATAAAAGCCATAAAAGGCGTGAAACATGGTGAATTGGTTATAACAAAAACTCCATTTTGAGCGCTCGCAACTCTGCATCGCTACCGCCCTCATCCAATTTTCTCTTTTTTAGAGATTGAATATCCAAATTTCTTGTTCATCACTTGCCTCATTACCCATACTATCATACGCCATTACCTTTATTTCATGCCTTCCAAATGCAAATTCATTCCATATCCATTCATATGGCTCATCATAATCAACAAATTTTAATTCATCATCGATGTAGAACTCCACCTTTTCTATCCCCTCAATACTGTATGCCTCTGCCTGTATCGTTATTTTTCCAATTATAATTGCCTTATCTGAATTCGTCACCATAATTTCTCTGTCCATGAAATAGATTCCTCCTCTCTCTGGTCTGCCGATACTTGCATACAGAGCACTCCCGTTTAATGAATAGGTAAGACAGCATT from Candidatus Thermoplasmatota archaeon carries:
- a CDS encoding CDP-alcohol phosphatidyltransferase family protein: MLGRYRKNVDWLFEPIARKIHIEPNTLTYISLIFAFFAGLSLYFSYWHHFLLVVASIMVLANGFLDALDGKVARLKNKATPKGDFIDHSIDRFADVFIVGGLASSPWCSPLVGIVAISGMLLTSYMGTQAQAVGYGREYGGLLGRADRLVILIFAPAIQYFLSCCGIAIFDRSFLQWVMVYFAVVGIATTIQRFVAVLRWFGKG
- a CDS encoding adenylate kinase family protein — encoded protein: MKIAITGTPGTGKTSVASVLARMGYTVEDTNNLAENFFVGYDEERECKIVDTDAMNDAFKKVKEEGILFVEGHLSHLLNIDFVIVLRCNPYELEKRLEKKKWKRSKIIENLEGEAMDIIFSQACELHDKRVMEIDTTGRKAEDVAREITKIAAKGFVYRKVGKVDWSEWLMEHAG
- the glyA gene encoding serine hydroxymethyltransferase, producing the protein MNWEEEANFVREMAIKNNQMFGDCLPMIASENVLSPMCQEMLVTDFHGRYAEGTPGNRYYQGCEWFDEVEKKGIELAKKLFECKYADIRPTSGTVANMAVFKALTKPGDSVTVLDTASGAHISFGKWGAAGLRGLELHTYPFDGERMNIDVDGAAKLIREIEPALALFGQSVFLFPTPLKELAEVTHETGAKVIYDAAHVLGLIAGGKFQQPLKEGADVMTGSTHKTLPGPQGGIILADKTRDEEKYIKHLDWGVFPGVTSSYHLHHVAAKGIAFAEHLAFGKAYAEQIVRNAKKLAEGLYDNGVHVLGANYGFTESHQILFKVEKKKGGWAAEELEKAGIIANMNMVPGDEHPMHPSGIRLGVQELTRLGMKEAEMETIATFFKRVFLDREAANSVRKDVIAFKKNYRNIHYCFHDGIDAYRFHELIK
- a CDS encoding DUF5050 domain-containing protein codes for the protein MKRLGVLVIWITLISLATANKVDVQTLPTIKQNPAWSPDGTEIVFSGRYSKDDNFNIWLMNADGSDKRHLTNDTDSDNVNMPGSCWCPGNDRICFSSDRIDNDEIWTMKPDGSDLQRVTNNPANDWEPTWSPDGKWLVFQSDRNGNWEIYKIRSDGTDIVQLTNDPANDWEPNWSPDGDKIVFQSNRTGNWDIWVMDADGSNLSDVTNDPAEDTDPSWSPDGKKIVYSSNYGGLEEAEIYTINVNGSRITRVTYNPTYDGAPSWSPDGKKIAFESSRYGKLDIFIKTIHPFFTFQKGMSYAAWWNSSYLHEESDISLENLKSTGTEWISLIVTGYQENEHSTHIFRDNDSTPSDESIIHAIETIHSLGMEVMLKPHVDLHSGEWREEIWFDNEADWKEWFGSYKNFICSYAQLAESHGVGQFCIGCEFVKTVHRKEWLDIIYAIRENFSGPITYAANWDNYQNISFWHALDFIGIDAYFWLTEKNNPSIEELIEAWKRWEKEIEEVHNTTNKNITFTEIGYRSINGCNKDPWNWWRVDILDLQEQADCYEAALHAFYGKEWFSGIYWWMWYPNLTGGTNDKGYTPYGKPAEEILKNYYLEEVSIEIYKPDAGKIYFMNREIMAINSDKAIIIGKIIIEANTSGNKIEFYIDDELKSSDTQVPYEWLWDEFAIGTHEIKVITYDNKGNEASDEINVTIFNL
- a CDS encoding Ig-like domain-containing protein encodes the protein MNLEEEANFVRDMAIKNNEFFGECLPMIASENILSPMCQEMLITDFHGRYAEGTPGQRYYQGCKYFDEVEYSEIYENEYGSGKCIFIITPIGRHYMWAAAQWGEYGDEGEAEYWRDRFMQLTEKIDIFVSFEINGDTIVIPYIDGNENMLRMLNFKGIENGNAVPETQHIRVTVHDNVADASLLNFMGDWSSPEITHRGNETIISFDLHTQCCMVYETNETVLYASVVKPRAGKIYLADREIMPLYSNRIIIIGKITIKVDAHGESEIDKVEFYIDDELKSSDAQTPYEWLWDEFAIGTHEIKVIAYDDAGNSASNKIDVLILNVG
- a CDS encoding metal ABC transporter permease; this translates as MIELPTMLLITSILGSILAGFVCSTVGTFVVRMNLSSIGYCMSHAAFAGAAFGIMMSIDPLLSAILFSFGTALVIGPLAEKAKLDSNIIIGFLFSVTIALAFIFLNLIPGQAASGTALRILWGSIFAVTYNDLIFLGILSFTLILFIVVFYKEILSVMFNRKLAEASGINTRAFYFAILFFTGFAVSLSLRLVGGLLVFALIVNPTSSTYQFFFDFKKIIIFSPLIGIVSCLAGFWVSLITDFPIGASIVIVSAIIFALSIVISPKRKKGKNMLLLLI
- a CDS encoding metal ABC transporter ATP-binding protein, coding for MINMDSAKNIIELQNITTIYEGERIPAIYDIDFTVKQGEFVSIIGPNGAGKTTLLETINGILPYISGVGYVFGKEIKKHKTEIRKNVGYVIQNFEIDPLAPFLSKDIVMTGRAGKIGLFCFPTNRDWKIVYSNMKLVGMKSFVLRPIGKLSGGEFQKILLARALSQEPKLFLLDEPFSNLDLSARKQMGKLITKIHDEQGITIVMVSHDIQSIPKRCSRVVVLDRGRIIKDGKREDSLTSDTMSKIFREGA
- a CDS encoding isoprenylcysteine carboxylmethyltransferase family protein, with the translated sequence MKKDSLLDRYLSAKFIIGATIKFPILIGGGTLGIIFSWLRLPFYPLSNIFGIILLVIGHVIHLGYSHKELRKYGIHPHQHSTEIERLVSSGLYSKARHPGYLGLVLIYFGFAFGFGVAWMLIPAVIFTVLTYLAAIKEEKLLEQQFGKGYEKYKRQVPWKFIPNVL
- a CDS encoding formylmethanofuran dehydrogenase subunit E family protein translates to MNEELKQIKRFHGHLGPYAVIGYRMGKLANRMLGEDPFTKRAIVWNGTTPPLSCIIDGLQLASGCTLGKGNITVHSDGITKARFINKSGKSIEISLKSAVKNDIDTTVTEKNMIGFSEKLYQRPDNELFDIELSEIVEASFDSTVK
- a CDS encoding metal ABC transporter substrate-binding protein yields the protein MNQLKGKKSVVVGIVIFAALVCNAPPIQADESGINIVCTNSMLADFTEYLLENTTNITVEYIMPAGVCPAHFDTSPSDVALITSADIIISLGWEPWLDDLLESSGNTDYKEIRCSHLGEWNIPSGAKEYVEKLTTGLSIIIPELNDTLQANSQEYVSLINETAEQLKNMITNEGYQGRKVICMQWQSEFATWLGLNVVCSYAPPERLSTLDMLNVSNAAQSEGVCAIIDNLQSGTDFGARIASESGATHVIFTNFPGAISGTDSYIDMITYNTEQIVNGISTFDYKQGEIVHLERDISSLELQRNISLSGAFTLGAIAVILFILYRKK
- the nikR gene encoding nickel-responsive transcriptional regulator NikR, producing the protein MTVERAGVSFEPGLLAKFDALIKAKGYGNRSEAIRDLVRKSLIESEIKAEKGDVIGTLTIIYNHDVSDVTNRLQHLQHHHLSEIISTTHIHIDEHTCLEVLVVRGKANIVRRLANNIKAIKGVKHGELVITKTPF